Proteins encoded together in one Dermacentor variabilis isolate Ectoservices chromosome 2, ASM5094787v1, whole genome shotgun sequence window:
- the LOC142572293 gene encoding uncharacterized protein LOC142572293, which translates to MEGSSRAAKAADVGRGTPCSALPKDYRVILPPLPTGEGQRRAVVLHCDVTGRPYRIDDFRKPLKDAGVIQQVGGIGAYQMSHVWLLNMKTDEAKQTLLDAGPLLVKNRTCLVIDPARQELRIKLHWVAFDVTSETIRRAFREYGEIKEVISDRWKAEDFEGAESTTRLVRLLLRDGVTPDHIPHQMRLGSGTALVVVPGRAPLCLRCHNTGHIRRECRVPRCAACRAFGHEQANCTRSYARVASVGGEADRSEMLMDEEEAESVAGMVASIRDAAAVAASTSSASAQENQAADARAADATLEDTSTGKYEQGSAERPSETHSLGKQLPLSASGSGEKTAELKTAVGEAVATLEDSDSTDEAAMDAEATPTKRRLSKASTASQDTRLRATERRVTEPGTKKPRVATSHQRSASLTRGGGKSTPCASTGLCFATRQGL; encoded by the coding sequence ATGGAGGGCTCCTCGAGAGCTGCGAAAGCGGCCGACGTTGGCCGTGGTACCCCGTGTTCCGCGTTGCCCAAGGATTACCGTGTCATCTTGCCGCCGTTACCAACAGGTGAAGGACAAAGGCGCGCAGTTGTATTGCACTGCGACGTCACTGGACGGCCTTATAGAATCGACGACTTCCGGAAGCCCTTGAAGGATGCTGGAGTAATTCAGCAAGTAGGCGGAATTGGTGCATACCAAATGTCGCACGTGTGGCTGCTGAACATGAAGACAGATGAGGCAAAGCAGACGCTGCTAGACGCCGGACCACTACTGGTGAAGAACCGGACATGCCTCGTCATTGATCCAGCGAGGCAAGAACTCAGGATTAAGCTACATTGGGTAGCGTTCGACGTCACCTCTGAGACCATTCGACGAGCCTTCCGAGAGTATGGCGAGATAAAGGAAGTCATCAGTGATCGGTGGAAGGCCGAGGACTTTGAGGGCGCCGAGTCAACGACTCGTCTAGTGCGTCTTCTGCtgcgcgatggtgtcacaccagaCCACATCCCACATCAGATGCGTCTTGGTAGCGGCACTGCGCTAGTGGTTGTGCCTGGACGTGCCCCGTTATGCCTTCGTTGTCACAACACTGGACACATACGACGTGAATGCCGAGTGCCCAGGTGTGCTGCTTGCCGAGCTTTCGGGCACGAGCAGGCTAATTGTACTCGCTCGTATGCCAGAGTTGCAAGCGTAGGCGGTGAAGCAGACCGGAGCGAGATGCTCATGGACGAAGAAGAAGCGGAGAGCGTGGCTGGGATGGTGGCGTCTATCAGGGACGCGGCCGCAGTGGCGGCGTCCACCAGCTCAGCAAGTGCGCAAGAGAACCAGGCTGCAGACGCTCGGGCAGCAGACGCCACTCTGGAAGACACTTCGACGGGAAAGTACGAACAAGGTTCGGCAGAGCGCCCTTCTGAAACCCACTCTTTAGGAAAGCAGCTGCCACTAAGTGCGTCCGGGAGTGGTGAGAAAACAGCTGAACTCAAGACCGCAGTAGGCGAGGCCGTTGCGACGCTCGAGGACAGTGATTCGACGGATGAGGCTGCAATGGACGCCGAGGCAACACCTACGAAGCGCCGACTCAGCAAAGCAAGCACGGCTTCTCAAGACACCCGGCTACGAGCAACGGAGAGGCGTGTGACCGAGCCTGGAACCAAAAAGCCTCGGGTGGCCACCAGCCATCAGCGGTCGGCGTCGCTTACACGCGGCGGCGGCAAGTCGACGCCCTGTGCGTCGACTGGACTGTGCTTTGCTACAAGGCAAGGTCTGTGA